The following proteins come from a genomic window of Trifolium pratense cultivar HEN17-A07 linkage group LG4, ARS_RC_1.1, whole genome shotgun sequence:
- the LOC123921457 gene encoding probable protein phosphatase 2C 60, with protein sequence MGIYLSTPKTEKASEDGENDMLRFGLSSMQGWRATMEDAHAAHPYLDESTSYFGVYDGHGGKAVSKFCAKFLHQQVLRHEAYVAGDIATSLQKSFLRMDDMMRGQRGWRELAVLGDKIEKLSGMLEGFIWSPRSSEANERADEWAFEEGPHSDFSGPNSGSTACVAVIRGKKLVVANAGDSRCVLSRKGQAHNLSKDHKPDLEVEKDRILKAGGFIQVGRVNGSLNLARAIGDMEFKQNKYLPAEKQVVTADPDVTSVELCDDDEFLVIACDGIWDCMSSQQLVDFIHGQLKTENKLSAVCEKVFDRCLAPTAGGEGCDNMTMILIQFKNIPTSDASDIDQPESSAQLTPNPPAPDTSAQPSEAGQKVESK encoded by the exons ATGGGGATATATCTGAGTACGCCGAAAACCGAGAAGGCATCTGAAGATGGTGAGAATGACATGCTCCGATTCGGTTTGTCATCCATGCAGGGCTGGCGTGCTACTATGGAAGATGCT CATGCAGCTCATCCGTATTTGGACGAGTCTACGTCTTACTTTGGTGTTTATGATGGCCACGGAG GTAAAGCTGTTTCAAAATTCTGTGCAAAGTTTCTACATCAGCAGGTGCTTAGGCATGAAGCTTATGTAGCTGGAGATATAGCCACGTCTTTACAGAAATCTTTCCTCAG AATGGATGACATGATGCGCGGACAAAGAGGATGGAGAGAATTAGCAGTCTTGGGAGATAAAATAGAAAAGTTGTCTGGTATGCTAGAGGGGTTTATATGGTCTCCCAGGAGTAGTGAAGCCAATGAACGTGCTGATGAGTGGGCTTTTGAGGAG GGACCCCATTCTGATTTCAGTGGGCCAAACTCTGGAAGCACAGCATGTGTGGCTGTCATCCGAGGAAAAAAACTTGTTGTTGCAAATGCTGGTGATTCTAGATGTGTGTTATCAAGGAAAGGCCAG GCACACAATTTGTCTAAAGATCACAAGCCTGACCTTGAGGTTGAGAAAGACAGAATTTTGAAAGCTGGTGGTTTCATCCAAGTTGGACGAGTCAATGGAAGTTTGAATTTGGCTAGAgcaattg GAGATATGGAATTTAAGCAGAACAAGTATTTGCCTGCTGAAAAGCAGGTTGTGACTGCTGATCCGGACGTAACGTCA GTCGAGCTTTGCGACGATGATGAGTTTCTTGTGATAGCTTGTGATGGAATATG GGATTGCATGTCCAGCCAACAGCTTGTGGACTTTATACATGGCCAGTTAAAGACG GAGAATAAACTTTCTGCGGTTtgtgagaaagtatttgatagGTGCTTGGCACCAACAGCTGGTGGTGAGGGATGTGATAACATGACCATGATCTTGATTCAGTTCAAAAATATTCCGACCTCAGATGCTTCTGACATAGACCAGCCTGAGTCATCTGCTCAACTGACTCCAAATCCTCCGGCTCCAGATACATCTGCTCAACCGTCTGAAGCCGGGCAGAAAGTAGAATCGAAGTGA
- the LOC123923076 gene encoding uncharacterized protein LOC123923076: MKSSILSCLGSPARSGFGGIIRNTFGHYLAGFSGYIQGSSDILYEGLLLAINMGIDELVCYSDSLHRINLIKGPQVKFHMHAVLIHDIKDLFSQSNVSLCHTLREGNQYADFFAKLGASSNADFTNHDCPPEGVQDLLKNDALEILFLKD, encoded by the coding sequence ATGAAGAGCTCCATACTAAGCTGTCTCGGTTCCCCAGCTCGATCAGGTTTTGGTGGAATCATTAGAAATACTTTTGGTCATTATTTGGCAGGGTTTTCTGGTTACATTCAAGGGTCTTCTGATATCTTGTATGAGGGCCTCTTGTTGGCCATAAACATGGGCATTGACGAACTTGTCTGCTATTCAGATTCTTTACACCGTATTAACCTCATAAAAGGTCCCCAAGTTAAGTTTCATATGCATGCAGTTTTGATCCATGACATAAAGGATTTGTTTTCCCAAAGTAATGTTTCCCTCTGTCACACTCTTAGAGAAGGTAATCAATACGCAGACTTCTTCGCAAAATTAGGAGCCTCCTCGAATGCTGATTTCACTAACCATGACTGTCCTCCAGAAGGCGTTCAAGATCTGCTCAAGAACGATGCTTTAGAAATTTTATTCCTAAAAGACTAg
- the LOC123920029 gene encoding shikimate O-hydroxycinnamoyltransferase — protein MIINVRDSTMVRPSEEVTRRTLWNSNVDLVVPNFHTPSVYFYRSNNGTSNFFDAKIMKEALSKVLVPFYPMAGRLRRDEDGRVEIDCDGQGVLFVEADTGAVIDDFGDFAPTLELRQLIPVVDYSRGIESYPLLVLQVTYFKCGGVSLGVGMQHHVADGASGLHFINTWSDVARGLDVSIPPFIDRTLLRARDPPRPVFDHIEYKPPPSMKTTQQSTKPGSDGAAVSIFKLTREQLSTLKAKSKEAGNTIHYSSYEMLAGHVWRSVCKARSLPDDQETKLYIATDGRARLQPPPPPGYFGNVIFTTTPIAIAGDLMSKPTWYAASRIHNALSRMDNDYLRSALDFLELQPDLKALVRGAHTFKCPNLGITSWARLPIHDADFGWGRPIFMGPGGIAYEGLSFIIPSSTNDGSLSVAIALQHEHMKVFKEFLYDI, from the exons ATGATCATAAACGTGAGAGATTCGACAATGGTGCGGCCGTCGGAGGAGGTTACACGACGGACTCTGTGGAACTCCAACGTTGATTTGGTGGTACCAAATTTCCACACACCAAGTGTTTATTTCTACAGATCAAACAATGGGACTTCCAATTTCTTTGATGCCAAGATAATGAAGGAAGCTCTAAGCAAGGTGCTTGTCCCGTTCTATCCAATGGCTGGCCGTCTTCGTCGTGATGAAGACGGCCGTGTTGAGATTGACTGTGATGGTCAAGGGGTGCTCTTTGTGGAGGCCGACACTGGGGCGGTCATCGATGATTTTGGTGACTTTGCTCCCACACTTGAGCTCCGTCAGCTTATCCCAGTCGTTGATTATTCGCGAGGAATTGAATCGTATCCCCTTCTAGTATTGCAG GTAACATATTTCAAATGTGGAGGAGTGTCCCTTGGTGTTGGTATGCAACATCATGTAGCAGATGGAGCTTCTGGTCTTCACTTCATCAATACATGGTCAGACGTAGCTCGTGGCCTAGACGTTTCAATCCCACCATTCATCGACCGGACACTACTTCGTGCCCGCGATCCACCACGACCTGTTTTTGATCATATTGAATACAAGCCACCACCATCCATGAAGACTACTCAACAGTCTACAAAACCAGGCTCAGATGGCGCAGCAGTTTCGATTTTCAAATTGACTCGCGAACAACTCAGCACGTTGAAAGCTAAGTCCAAAGAAGCAGGAAACACAATCCACTACAGCTCTTATGAGATGTTAGCTGGTCATGTTTGGAGAAGTGTCTGCAAAGCAAGATCGTTGCCTGATGATCAAGAAACCAAATTATATATTGCAACTGATGGACGGGCAAGATTGCAGCCTCCACCTCCACCGGGCTACTTCGGCAATGTGATATTCACAACAACGCCGATAGCTATAGCAGGTGATCTCATGTCGAAACCTACATGGTATGCTGCGAGTAGAATTCACAACGCGTTGTCGCGAATGGACAACGATTATTTAAGATCTGCACTTGATTTTCTTGAGCTACAACCTGATTTAAAAGCTCTTGTTCGTGGTGCGCATACTTTCAAGTGCCCGAATCTTGGTATTACTAGTTGGGCTAGGCTTCCGATTCATGATGCTGATTTTGGTTGGGGAAGGCCTATTTTCATGGGACCAGGTGGAATTGCTTATGAAGGTTTGTCTTTCATAATTCCAAGCTCAACAAATGATGGAAGTTTATCTGTGGCAATTGCTCTTCAGCATGAGCATATGAAAGTGTTTAAGGAATTCTTGTATGATATCTGA